The nucleotide window ccctctcctcttcctgggGTATTTACCAGCATCCTCTGTAGCGTTCCAGGGTCGTCCCTGTCGCCACTCCCGTTCCCATTATCCTGGCTAAGCACAGCATGGCCCAGACTCACCAACACATCTCCTATAtccacagcctgacagagagagatcagTCAGACACATAGGAGGAGAAAAAAAtgatcacacacagagagagagactgggcctGTAAGaccctgaaagagagagagcgtgtgagtGAATGCGTAAGAGATAGGCGAGAGCCTTTTCCCATCCCAGTACGGACCTTGCCCTCTGTGTTGTCGTAAAGCTGTACACTGGGCCAGGAGGAGACCTCAGAGTGGGTGTAGCTGCACAGTTTGGCCAGCAGGGGTCTCCACTCGGCAACATACGTCAGGCGGTCAAAGTCGTCCAGGGCTTCATCGCTCCACACCTCGCCTGCCGGGTTGACTCCAGCTAAGCTGCACTCGATGGCTTGGAATGGTAGGCTGAGGAAGTCACTCCTAAAAAAAAGGGACATGAGAAAAGACAAGACCTAACATTAGCCAAATAGCTAAGAACCATTAGAGAACACTTCATCTACTATTATTACGTTCTAAATACAACGAGGAGTGCTGGACTGTATTGTCCTGATCTTTCTGACCCCGACCTCTCACCTCATACTCCGTAGACTGTCCCTGGGTAGTTCTCCATTGTCTCCAAAGTCAACATAATAGAGGTCCACCAAGCCAGAGCCCATCACCCCCAGGACCCTCGCCCTGTTCCAGGTGCCATAGTCCCGGTACGGAGCAGCCACGATGTCCCCCACCACGATGGTCTCCACTCGCTGCTCCTGGCAGAGTCACAACAAGGGGCTCAACACTACAGACAATCCTATAGAAACAGTGTAAAAAAGACACTTTTCTCTGCAACGTAGAATAAAATGATAGAATGGTGTCTCGAGCTGACTATTTCAATGGTTTATCGTAGGTGGAATCTAGAcagttgtgttcattagggcacgcaacGGAAATCAAAAATGTGCGTGTCTtattgggcaagacaaaagagtcCCTTCCAGTTTCAGTCAGATTTCACCTGTTTGGTGTCTAAAGAAGACAAGCAATGTATGACTGACCTGCAGGGTTCCGTTGCTATAGAAGCGGCTCATCTCTGCAGTAAGTTTGTCCAGCTGGAGGGAGCGGACCCCCAGGATCTGGATCCAGAAGTGGTGGGGGTTCTCTGATGCTGACACATACACCTCCAGGTGCTCATCTGGCTGGAAGCTCAGGTCTGGACTGGGGACTGGACAAGAGAACGGGAGATATATTTGAGAGAAAATATGAACATGCACACCATTGCAGTGTCTATGTGTTGCAGAGAATAGGAAAAGTCATTCCGTAATCAATGATTTAGGAAATTAGCAGTGTCAACGGGAGAGCACCTGTATTCATCTCAGTATTGTACAGTCAATTTCAAATGGGTACAACTATCCAAAAAGTCAGTCAGAACATCAAAACTTACTTTCAAATTTGGAAACCTCTGATAGGGAGTCAGGCGACACAatatcctcatcctcctcctcctcctctcgtgCCTCTCTAGCCAGCTGTACCTCCTCTCCTGTAGCGTGGCCAGGGTCTCCCACGGCAGTCTGGACACCGTTAGCATGGACTAGCCGCCCTTCCTCCACCCGGAGAGACAGTGGAGCCTCCTCTGGCTTCAGCTCCTGTGTGAGTTTGATCTCAGTGACCTCTGAACTTTGTAGTGACAGTAGAGTCCATACAGCCAGGTGCTCTAATATATCCCTATATAGGTTAACCATTAAAAGGCATGTGTTGGAGCATCAGTGTTTATGGGCCACTACATGACTACTATAGCAGGACTTCTGCAGTCCAGAAAAGTGATGTTTGACCTTTGTTTACCTCTGACCTTTGACCCTGGGGCTCGAAGGTTCTTCGTTTCTGGCGCAGGGCGGAGGACTGGGtaatcctcctcctcactgcCTCGTCCTCGAATACCTTTTCCAGGATCAACTCCTGTAGGAAGAATAAACATGACATTGTTTAAGTGTTAAGCACATGAGTAAAGGTACACCAGTAAGGCAGCCCATAGCTGGCTATAACACTGCAGCAGATAAGTATTCTTGTCCTCACCTTGGCCTGTCTGACCTCCAGTCTTGTCCCCGTGACTGAC belongs to Coregonus clupeaformis isolate EN_2021a chromosome 1, ASM2061545v1, whole genome shotgun sequence and includes:
- the tdrkh gene encoding tudor and KH domain-containing protein isoform X2, giving the protein MDVGNLGISQSQVFLNYSPRAILSQWSVSLGTRRVMEAVRDGPKSSLSSGKMVALAAGLSVGATVGYIVYRQIRSTSSPMANTEQSRMSVPLEVYRNITKYQTSFLDLVMQKSGAHVRVLSESSQAGEGEQSSQTTVCFLLQGSPQQVLLAKCALENLATDCETTTDVMEVPQTAFGRIIGRGGESLKLITRTTGARVVCPRERGRGLEEKGKVSVTGTRLEVRQAKELILEKVFEDEAVRRRITQSSALRQKRRTFEPQGQRSEELKPEEAPLSLRVEEGRLVHANGVQTAVGDPGHATGEEVQLAREAREEEEEDEDIVSPDSLSEVSKFEIPSPDLSFQPDEHLEVYVSASENPHHFWIQILGVRSLQLDKLTAEMSRFYSNGTLQEQRVETIVVGDIVAAPYRDYGTWNRARVLGVMGSGLVDLYYVDFGDNGELPRDSLRSMRSDFLSLPFQAIECSLAGVNPAGEVWSDEALDDFDRLTYVAEWRPLLAKLCSYTHSEVSSWPSVQLYDNTEGKAVDIGDVLVSLGHAVLSQDNGNGSGDRDDPGTLQRMLDDVTGATSELSMSCISLSEVASISGSVDDVLEDEFV
- the tdrkh gene encoding tudor and KH domain-containing protein isoform X1: MFAHDLRHVHKFEAHTDFDQLKDQPYREPVEWSVSLGTRRVMEAVRDGPKSSLSSGKMVALAAGLSVGATVGYIVYRQIRSTSSPMANTEQSRMSVPLEVYRNITKYQTSFLDLVMQKSGAHVRVLSESSQAGEGEQSSQTTVCFLLQGSPQQVLLAKCALENLATDCETTTDVMEVPQTAFGRIIGRGGESLKLITRTTGARVVCPRERGRGLEEKGKVSVTGTRLEVRQAKELILEKVFEDEAVRRRITQSSALRQKRRTFEPQGQRSEELKPEEAPLSLRVEEGRLVHANGVQTAVGDPGHATGEEVQLAREAREEEEEDEDIVSPDSLSEVSKFEIPSPDLSFQPDEHLEVYVSASENPHHFWIQILGVRSLQLDKLTAEMSRFYSNGTLQEQRVETIVVGDIVAAPYRDYGTWNRARVLGVMGSGLVDLYYVDFGDNGELPRDSLRSMRSDFLSLPFQAIECSLAGVNPAGEVWSDEALDDFDRLTYVAEWRPLLAKLCSYTHSEVSSWPSVQLYDNTEGKAVDIGDVLVSLGHAVLSQDNGNGSGDRDDPGTLQRMLDDVTGATSELSMSCISLSEVASISGSVDDVLEDEFV